From Methanoculleus oceani, a single genomic window includes:
- a CDS encoding formylmethanofuran dehydrogenase subunit B gives MTKTVTDVICPFCGTLCDDLEVVVSDDGKELHEVYNACAIGAEKFLHSQAKDRITRPRMRQEDGTWKEISYDEAVEYTARMLADAKKPLMYGWSSTNCEAQSIGSEIGEAVGAVMDNTATVCHGTSLIAVQDIGIPSCTLGEVKNRADRILFWGCNPAHAHPRHMSRYSIFPRGFFTGKGHKGRKVIVVDPRPTDTASLADIHLQIEQGHDYELLDALRVAFKGEKLPDFVGGIPKEKIYEVAETLKSGRFAIIFFGMGVTQSIGKNHNIDEAIAVTRDLNEYTKAAIMPMRGHYNVTGSGQVWGWQFGFPFAVDLSRGFARYNPGETTSNDLLRRDEVDAVFVLGSDPGAHFPFSSVKKIYDRPSVAIDPHETPTTEVCKVHVPVAFVGVEVGGCAYRMDNVPIETRKVVEPPEGMMTDEEFLQRVLARVKEIKGV, from the coding sequence ATGACCAAGACTGTAACCGACGTTATCTGTCCGTTCTGCGGAACGCTCTGCGACGACCTTGAGGTCGTCGTCAGTGATGACGGCAAGGAGCTCCACGAGGTCTACAACGCGTGCGCCATCGGCGCCGAGAAGTTCCTCCACTCCCAGGCAAAAGACCGTATCACCCGCCCCCGCATGCGGCAGGAAGACGGTACCTGGAAAGAGATCTCCTATGATGAAGCAGTCGAGTATACCGCCCGGATGCTCGCCGATGCAAAGAAGCCCCTGATGTACGGCTGGAGCTCCACAAACTGTGAGGCCCAGTCCATCGGGTCCGAGATCGGCGAGGCCGTGGGAGCGGTCATGGACAACACGGCGACCGTCTGCCATGGAACATCCCTTATCGCGGTTCAGGACATCGGTATACCGAGCTGTACGCTCGGCGAGGTCAAGAACCGTGCCGACCGGATTCTCTTCTGGGGATGCAACCCGGCACACGCCCACCCGCGGCACATGTCCCGCTACTCGATCTTCCCCCGTGGCTTCTTCACCGGCAAGGGTCATAAGGGCCGCAAGGTGATCGTCGTCGACCCGCGTCCCACCGATACCGCGAGCCTCGCAGATATCCACCTGCAGATTGAGCAGGGACACGACTACGAGCTCCTCGACGCGCTCCGCGTGGCGTTCAAGGGCGAAAAACTCCCCGACTTCGTCGGAGGGATCCCGAAAGAGAAGATCTACGAGGTCGCCGAGACGCTCAAGAGCGGCCGTTTCGCGATCATCTTCTTCGGCATGGGCGTGACCCAGTCGATCGGGAAGAACCACAACATCGACGAGGCCATCGCGGTCACCCGTGACTTGAACGAGTACACGAAAGCCGCCATCATGCCGATGCGCGGGCACTACAACGTCACCGGCTCCGGTCAGGTCTGGGGCTGGCAGTTCGGGTTCCCCTTCGCGGTGGACCTCTCCCGCGGATTCGCCCGCTACAACCCCGGCGAGACGACCTCCAACGACCTGCTCCGCAGGGACGAGGTGGACGCCGTCTTCGTCCTCGGAAGCGATCCCGGTGCGCACTTCCCGTTCAGCTCGGTGAAGAAGATCTACGACCGCCCGTCGGTCGCGATCGACCCGCACGAGACCCCGACCACCGAGGTCTGCAAGGTCCACGTCCCGGTCGCCTTCGTGGGCGTCGAGGTGGGCGGATGTGCATACCGGATGGACAACGTGCCGATTGAGACCAGAAAGGTCGTCGAGCCCCCGGAGGGCATGATGACCGACGAAGAGTTCCTGCAGCGCGTCCTCGCACGCGTCAAGGAGATCAAGGGGGTATAA
- a CDS encoding molybdopterin dinucleotide binding domain-containing protein: protein MAIRVNLISGRTIQQGVAMEAGKEKPAYTTACGIIEMDPADFKELGAYRNTNVRVTSNHGSVVVKAVEATQGPHPGVAYIPMGPWANMVINPNTYSTGMPTFKGVPVEVEVAKNEPVLSSLELVRKGCRGELA from the coding sequence ATGGCAATCAGAGTGAATTTGATCTCGGGTCGCACCATCCAGCAGGGGGTGGCAATGGAGGCGGGGAAGGAAAAACCCGCCTACACCACCGCCTGCGGGATTATTGAGATGGACCCGGCGGACTTTAAAGAGCTGGGAGCTTATCGCAACACGAACGTACGCGTCACCAGCAACCATGGCAGTGTCGTCGTCAAGGCGGTCGAGGCAACCCAGGGCCCTCACCCCGGTGTAGCATATATACCGATGGGGCCCTGGGCAAACATGGTGATCAACCCGAACACCTACTCTACCGGTATGCCAACCTTTAAGGGCGTACCTGTCGAGGTGGAGGTCGCCAAGAACGAACCCGTCCTCAGCTCGCTTGAACTGGTGCGCAAGGGGTGCAGGGGTGAACTAGCATGA
- a CDS encoding hydrogenase iron-sulfur subunit codes for MADENWKPKIIAIICNWCSYAGADLAGGARIQYPPDIRAIRVMCTGRIDPLFILKAFQDGADGVLVSGCHFGDCHYLEGNFKAAKRMFLLKSVLKNIGLDDKRLRMTFVSASEGAKWGMVMEDVVKTINELGPSPLKEFAR; via the coding sequence ATGGCAGACGAGAACTGGAAACCCAAGATCATCGCCATCATCTGCAACTGGTGTTCCTACGCAGGTGCAGACCTCGCCGGCGGCGCCCGTATTCAGTACCCGCCCGACATCCGTGCCATCCGCGTGATGTGCACGGGTCGGATCGATCCTCTCTTCATCCTGAAGGCATTCCAGGACGGGGCGGACGGCGTGCTGGTCTCGGGCTGTCACTTCGGCGACTGCCACTACCTTGAGGGCAACTTTAAGGCCGCGAAGAGGATGTTCCTCTTGAAGAGTGTCCTCAAGAACATCGGCCTTGACGACAAGCGTCTCAGGATGACCTTCGTCTCCGCATCTGAGGGTGCAAAGTGGGGCATGGTCATGGAGGACGTCGTCAAGACCATCAACGAGCTCGGTCCAAGCCCGCTCAAAGAGTTTGCCAGATAA
- a CDS encoding CoB--CoM heterodisulfide reductase iron-sulfur subunit A family protein codes for MAEVKKNEEPRIGVFVCHCGTNIAGSIDVKAVMEYARTLPNVIVADDYQYMCSTPGQNKIAEAIAEQKLTGVVVAACSPRLHEPTFRNATKAGGLNPFRFEMANIREQNSWVHMHQPEEATSKAKDAVRIAVAKASLLEDLVPKSVPVEKAAMVVGGGVGGMQAALDLANAGIKTYLVEKSPTIGGRMSQLDKTFPTLDCSQCILTPKMVDVYRNEGIELLTYTEVEQVEGYIGNFDVTLRKKARGVITPAEAEARGIVGGGCTGCGDCVEVCPVIKPNPFELGMAPRKAIYIYHPQVSPLIYTVDFDACVKCGLCVEACGEKKAVDLEMKDELMTVKVGTVVLALGYDIFPIEKKFEWGYKNYDNVITSLEFERLICASGPTGGHLVRPSDGETPKKVAFVLCAGSRDNTGVGKPYCSRFCCMYSLKHAHQIIEKIPGVVPYIFYMDIRSFGKMYEEFYYRIQDEGAKFIRGRVANITEDPVTKNLHVNAEDTLLGRPIDMEVDLVVLAAAIQPSAETEKTRRLFGVSCSQDGWLLEAHPKLNPCGTTTAGVYLAGVCQGPKDIPDTVAQAEGAASAASIPIHRGEVELEPYFAQCMEEKCAGCGLCVNQCPYSALALIEKDGRTVMQVTEAKCKGCGTCGGFCPGGAIWMQHFATPQIVAQIDAFLLGGEQ; via the coding sequence ATGGCAGAAGTCAAAAAGAACGAAGAGCCAAGAATTGGCGTTTTTGTGTGCCACTGTGGTACCAATATTGCGGGCTCCATCGACGTCAAGGCGGTAATGGAGTACGCCAGGACGCTCCCGAACGTCATCGTCGCCGATGACTACCAGTATATGTGCTCGACCCCCGGCCAGAACAAGATCGCGGAGGCCATTGCGGAGCAGAAACTGACCGGAGTAGTCGTGGCGGCCTGTTCTCCCCGTCTGCACGAGCCCACGTTCCGTAACGCGACCAAGGCGGGTGGCTTAAACCCCTTCCGGTTCGAGATGGCAAACATCCGCGAGCAGAACTCGTGGGTGCACATGCACCAGCCCGAAGAAGCCACATCCAAGGCAAAGGACGCAGTCAGGATCGCCGTAGCAAAGGCCTCCCTGCTTGAGGACCTCGTCCCGAAGAGCGTCCCCGTAGAGAAGGCGGCGATGGTCGTCGGCGGTGGCGTCGGCGGCATGCAGGCGGCACTCGACCTTGCGAACGCAGGCATCAAGACCTACCTCGTTGAGAAGAGCCCCACGATCGGCGGCAGGATGTCCCAGCTCGACAAGACGTTCCCGACGCTGGACTGCTCGCAGTGTATCCTGACCCCGAAGATGGTGGACGTCTACCGCAACGAAGGCATCGAACTCCTCACCTACACCGAGGTCGAACAGGTCGAGGGATACATCGGCAACTTCGATGTGACCCTCCGGAAGAAGGCACGCGGTGTCATCACCCCGGCAGAGGCCGAGGCCCGCGGCATCGTCGGCGGCGGCTGTACCGGCTGCGGCGACTGTGTCGAAGTCTGCCCGGTCATCAAGCCGAACCCGTTCGAGCTCGGCATGGCGCCGAGAAAGGCGATCTACATCTACCACCCGCAGGTCTCCCCGCTGATCTACACCGTCGACTTCGACGCCTGCGTCAAGTGCGGCCTCTGTGTCGAGGCATGCGGTGAGAAGAAGGCGGTCGACCTCGAGATGAAGGACGAACTCATGACCGTCAAGGTCGGAACCGTCGTCCTCGCCCTGGGATACGACATCTTCCCCATCGAGAAGAAATTCGAGTGGGGTTACAAGAACTACGACAACGTCATCACGTCGCTTGAGTTCGAGCGCCTGATCTGCGCATCCGGTCCGACCGGAGGTCACCTTGTCCGCCCGAGCGACGGCGAAACCCCGAAGAAGGTCGCGTTCGTCCTCTGTGCGGGCTCCCGTGACAACACCGGGGTCGGCAAGCCCTACTGCTCGCGGTTCTGCTGCATGTACTCGCTCAAGCACGCCCACCAGATCATCGAGAAGATCCCCGGCGTGGTACCCTACATCTTCTACATGGACATCCGGTCCTTCGGGAAGATGTACGAGGAGTTCTACTACCGCATCCAGGACGAGGGTGCAAAGTTCATCCGCGGCCGTGTGGCAAACATCACCGAAGATCCGGTGACCAAGAACCTTCACGTCAATGCGGAGGACACGCTCCTCGGCCGGCCCATCGACATGGAAGTCGACCTTGTCGTGCTCGCAGCCGCCATCCAGCCCTCCGCCGAAACCGAGAAGACCCGGAGGCTCTTCGGTGTCTCCTGCTCGCAGGACGGCTGGCTCCTCGAAGCCCACCCGAAGCTGAACCCGTGCGGCACCACCACTGCCGGTGTCTACCTCGCCGGTGTCTGCCAGGGACCGAAGGATATTCCGGACACGGTCGCCCAGGCAGAGGGTGCGGCATCCGCGGCATCCATCCCGATCCACAGGGGAGAGGTGGAGCTCGAGCCCTACTTCGCCCAGTGCATGGAGGAGAAGTGCGCCGGATGCGGACTGTGTGTCAACCAGTGCCCCTACAGCGCCCTCGCGCTCATCGAGAAGGACGGTCGCACGGTCATGCAGGTCACCGAAGCCAAGTGCAAGGGCTGCGGAACCTGCGGCGGGTTCTGCCCCGGCGGCGCAATCTGGATGCAGCACTTTGCGACCCCGCAGATTGTTGCGCAGATCGATGCATTCCTCCTCGGAGGTGAACAGTAA